From a region of the candidate division WOR-3 bacterium genome:
- a CDS encoding HNH endonuclease: MLQLPVLLLNQNYEPLTILRLRRAITLLILEKVDMVEREDGKIMHAISLSYRVPSVIRLRYYVRIKRKEISLTKKNVMKRDNHQCQYCGKRTGMMTADHIMPKALGGGESWENLVCACHECNNKKGNHSLGRAGMHLLKKPKRPNYFTFVLNEFGKPNSKWRPYLFQC; the protein is encoded by the coding sequence ATGCTACAACTCCCGGTACTTCTTCTCAACCAGAACTACGAACCACTCACTATCCTCAGGTTGAGACGAGCAATAACATTATTGATCCTGGAAAAAGTAGATATGGTAGAGAGGGAGGACGGCAAGATCATGCATGCAATCAGTCTGAGCTACCGTGTTCCTTCAGTGATTCGACTGAGATACTACGTGCGCATAAAACGCAAGGAAATATCACTCACGAAGAAGAATGTAATGAAGAGGGATAATCACCAGTGCCAGTATTGCGGTAAGAGAACGGGAATGATGACCGCCGATCATATAATGCCCAAAGCCCTCGGTGGTGGTGAATCATGGGAGAATCTTGTTTGCGCCTGTCACGAATGCAACAACAAAAAAGGAAATCACAGCCTGGGGCGTGCCGGCATGCACCTCTTGAAAAAACCCAAAAGACCAAACTACTTCACCTTCGTGTTGAACGAGTTTGGCAAGCCCAATTCAAAGTGGCGGCCTTACCTTTTTCAATGTTGA